One stretch of Zingiber officinale cultivar Zhangliang chromosome 6B, Zo_v1.1, whole genome shotgun sequence DNA includes these proteins:
- the LOC121990182 gene encoding myb-related protein 306-like yields MGRPPCCDKDSVKKGPWTPEEDILLVSYIQQHGASNWRAVPAKTGLLRCSKSCRLRWTNYLRPGIKRGNFTEQEEKLIIHLQALLGNRWAAIASYLPERTDNDIKNYWNTHLKKKLQYKLNDTSSEHCVNVGFGLPAVHRSMPKSKGQWERCLQTNVEMAKRALSKALSMEDPMGSSVMKSMKYEDSHLPSITYAANTENISRLLEGWMIKKKKVTSASTTISPKSSDNSSTSSQMSMSASNCIVSPPTLLGLEDYESALEGSPEATAQGPFQMLESWLFDESADGEEQQESFLSMVMDEL; encoded by the exons ATGGGAAGGCCACCTTGCTGTGACAAGGATAGTGTGAAGAAGGGGCCTTGGACACCAGAAGAGGACATCCTCTTGGTCTCTTACATTCAACAGCATGGAGCAAGCAATTGGAGGGCTGTTCCTGCTAAAACTG GGCTGTTGAGGTGCAGCAAGAGCTGCAGGCTCAGGTGGACTAACTATCTCAGGCCAGGGATCAAGCGTGGCAACTTCACTGAACAAGAGGAGAAGCTTATCATCCACCTCCAAGCTCTTCTAGGAAACAG GTGGGCAGCTATAGCTTCTTATCTCCCCGAGCGGACCGACAACGACATCAAGAACTACTGGAACACGCACTTGAAGAAGAAGCTCCAGTACAAGCTCAATGACACAAGCTCGGAGCACTGTGTGAACGTCGGGTTTGGATTGCCGGCTGTCCATCGGTCCATGCCCAAATCCAAAGGCCAATGGGAGAGGTGCCTCCAAACAAATGTGGAAATGGCAAAGCGCGCCCTTTCGAAAGCTTTGTCCATGGAAGATCCCATGGGTTCCTCCGTAATGAAGTCGATGAAGTACGAAGATAGTCACCTCCCGTCGATAACCTATGCGGCCAACACCGAGAACATTTCGCGGCTCCTCGAAGGATGgatgatcaagaagaagaaggtaactaGTGCTAGTACTACTATCTCACCCAAGTCCAGTGACAATTCTTCCACCTCGAGCCAGATGAGCATGAGCGCATCCAACTGCATCGTGTCGCCGCCGACACTGCTAGGGTTGGAGGATTACGAGTCAGCACTGGAGGGATCGCCGGAGGCGACTGCACAAGGGCCGTTCCAAATGCTAGAATCTTGGTTGTTTGATGAAAGTGCTGATGGAGAAGAACAGCAAGAGAGTTTCCTCTCCATGGTGATGGACGAATTATGA